In the genome of Candidatus Angelobacter sp., the window ACTGGCGGCTGCTACAAAAGCTCGAAGCACAGGCGTTCAACGTATTTGACCCCACGCCCACGCGTGTGAGCAAGCCTCAGAAGCTGTTCCTCATCTTCCGCACCTGGTATCGGCTGACCACCGGCGCCCTCGTTCCAAACTATGGGACGCCGTGAAGCCGTTCGCCGGCTTATCGTCAACGCCGACGACTTCGGCCGGTCGCGCTCCATCAACCAAGCCGTCGTCCGCGCCCATCGTGATGGTATTCTGACGACCGCCAGCCTGATGGTGAATGGCGCCGCTGCCGACGAAGCGGTCGAGCTTGCCCGCCAGAATCCGCGGTTGGGCGTCGGCCTTCACCTGGCGCTCGTCTGCGGAACGTCGGCGCTGAAGTCCGGCGAAATTCCCGGTTTGGTTGATGCCGGCGGAAATTTCAGCATCGACCCCGTTCGTGCGGGAATCCGCTACTTCTTCCTTGGCAGGCTGCGCCCGCAGCTCGAACGGGAAATTGCCGCGCAATTTCAAAAATTTCGCCAAACCGGACTGAAGCTCGATCACGTCAACGGTCATCTCCATTTTCACCTGCACCCGGTCGTCTTCGGGATACTGATGCGCCGCGCGCGAGAGTGGGGCGTCACACATTTCCGCCTTACGCGCGACCCGTTTTGGTTCAACCTGCAGATCGCGTCGGGTCGCTTGTTTTACCGTGCCAGCCATGCGCTTATTTTCTCGATGCTCGCGCCGGGCGCGCGCCGCGCTCTTCAACGACAGGGTATCCGCCACACCGGCGCAGTATTTGGTTTGCTTCAAAACGCCCGCGTGGACGAGGATTATGCGACGCGCCTCATTCCGCAATTGCCGCCCGGCGATTCCGAGCTTTACTCCCATCCTTCGCTCAACGAATTTAAGAATGAATTCGACGCGTTGATCAGTCCGCGGGTGCGTTCGCTTGTGGAGGAACACGACGTGAAGC includes:
- the hpnK gene encoding hopanoid biosynthesis-associated protein HpnK, which encodes MGRREAVRRLIVNADDFGRSRSINQAVVRAHRDGILTTASLMVNGAAADEAVELARQNPRLGVGLHLALVCGTSALKSGEIPGLVDAGGNFSIDPVRAGIRYFFLGRLRPQLEREIAAQFQKFRQTGLKLDHVNGHLHFHLHPVVFGILMRRAREWGVTHFRLTRDPFWFNLQIASGRLFYRASHALIFSMLAPGARRALQRQGIRHTGAVFGLLQNARVDEDYATRLIPQLPPGDSELYSHPSLNEFKNEFDALISPRVRSLVEEHDVKLIRYQNL